In Carettochelys insculpta isolate YL-2023 chromosome 3, ASM3395843v1, whole genome shotgun sequence, the genomic stretch TCATGGAGTACTTTGAAAATTCTGCCCAAGAAGTGTCAGTGATTGTTGATGAAAAAAATACATAGAAAACACCACATATAGAAATTTCGCATTCTTCTTGAAAATCAGAAAACGtaagcaaatacagtaaactctctgaCATCCAGCATCCAtggaactgggaggttgccagataatcaaatattctggataacagagagtactcatgctgggtgggagagcagaggagcctgctggatGCAATCACATGCAGCACAGAAGGACGCAGGGCGGCGCTGAGTGGGCTGCTGCCCCCTACCCCCGCCTTTTCCCTCCAAAGGACAGGGCATTGCTTACACTTTGCACCCaaaccccagctccagctccctgtacTTTTCTTCCTTGCTCAGTGCTTGGTTCTGTGCCAAGACACTACACATGGATGTTGGACAGccatgggcctgggcaggaggaggtaggTTTGTAGCTACCATCTCCCACCCTGGGGCTCTGCAAAGGCCTCCAAGGCAGAGCTCCACAGCAGAGAAGGGAGAGTGGCACCGCCAGGGGAGCTGCAGCCGGCTCTGGAAAGCaaccccccagctgccagctttccCCTTTAAGAGCAGGCAGCTCACTGTGGAGCCTATACCAGAAGCAGGCAGGAATCAGGTTCAGCCTGGCCCAAGCAGCTACTccactcccgctgggggacagggatggaaaGAGCAGAAGAGCCTGCTGCATGGGAGTGCAGCCAGGAGGCTCCTCTGCTTTCTCCGAGTGGAGGAGGAGCAACATTCGGGCTGAATTTTGTGTATAGAtcatgagggggtgggggagcagcttgCTCAATGCTGCCCTGAATCCCTCCATACTGcgtgagtgcagctggcaggctcctccGCGCTTTTTGAGCTCCTGCCCAATGTCCCCTGACCAGAGCTACTCGGCTCTGAGTGacgccagttatttgagagtgctggCTACTCAAATACTGGTTAaataagagtttactgtaaacaaGAATTTTAAGGATCTAGCATTCAGTGTAAGTTCTAAGTGCAATTTTCTGGGTGAATGGATGGTCTTCTTATTAATGGTGCCACAGTGAGAGATTGGGGTTTATATCCCAATGCTGCCAGAAACTTACCCTGTGACACTggccaagtcacttcatctcaTTCACCAACAATAAAATAGAGGTAACGCtatctgtgggggtgggggaggaagctaTTCATTAATGTTTGGGAGTGAGCACGATAATATAGTGATGGGGGGAACCATATGTGTTTAGATTGATAGACCCACCTCAACAGGGCCTGTCTTTAGGAAGGAAATCATAGTGTTGTGCAGGAATCGTTCTATGAAGAGGAGTAACTGCTTCTCATAATTAGATCACCATCTTTATTACGTCCTCTTCCATGGACTACCTTTATTCTCAACCTGTTTCCTTAACTGTAAATTTTTTCAAGCACCTTAGCATTCTGACAGCTATTCCTTATGCTACTGCACAGAGCCTATAACAATAGAAACGCTGATCCTGAATGTGGCCTGGGGTACTACTATTATATTCATGTAAATACAACATAGAAGCAAGCTAAATAGAAAACGTACGAATGTGGAAATAAGGTGGGAGGGACAGTGgagcacagtttaaaaaaattaagacctGGATACTGCAGATGATAACTTGCTTCTTAAATAATAAATAAGACACTAAAGTTAAGCAATACAGTCATTTATTTATTGACTGAAACAAGCAAAAGTATTCCCAGACATAATGGCCACCACTTGAGCAATACAAATAAATGTTACTGAAGAGGGAACATTTCTTTCtcaccttcccacccccacaaacaACAATAGAAAGACTAGTGTTCCAGAAGAGGGTAAAGAGAAAGCTATCAAAAGGAGGTGAGGAGGTGTAATGTATAGGTACTAAAAATCAGTAACTAATTTACTACCATCACCACAAGACTCgcgaaaatattttaattgttccATCTCTACCACATACTAAGTACAGTGCTGTTTAACAGCAATTGCAGTACATTTACAACTGTCTGCTGAAGCAGAACAGCACTTACTATTTTGTGCTAAATTTGGGCTGTAGACAGAAGCAAGGGCTCCATGTAATAAGCTGctgaaattaaaaattctgtattAGATGAAGGagacagggctgggagagaggaagCTGCTCCTGAATGCCTTTCAGTTACTGTACATTTGTATCAATCAAGCAATTAATTCTGTTTGGTTTCTCACTTTGTTATACTGGTGCAGTAATACAAAGTCTATTCAACTGTGATACTAAATACAAATACACTGGTTCATATTGAGAAGGCCATTGAAAATCTTGACTTGTTACTCATATGTGGACATTTAAATATGTTTATCAAAGACCAGCGAAAAAGCATCAAACGTAGTGCATGCAGAACACAATATAGTTGCTAAACCATTTAGTCTTCCACACAATAGTTAAAAAATGAGTCAGGCATTCCTCAGATTTAGAGAAAATATTAGGACGCTGTAGATTTGCAGGCAAGGAGACCTTTTATTTTAATCCATTAATAGAACCCAAAGGAGTCAGCAGGTGGCCACATCTATCCATGTTTCATTAAAATCACATAAACCCTAAGTACAAAAGCACCACTGATTATTGCTCTAGAAAAACTGCATGAAAAATTTAAATACGCACAGTAAAAACCATCACCATATGCACAAGACTTAATTTCTTAAAGCAAGTGTATGGAATGCTGATCCAATTTGACACACACCTTGCAATGCTAAATTGATATTCATATTACTTGGCAGCAATAGGGATTTCTAAAAGCATGGTTATGAGAAGGGATATATTCATATACAGTTTAATATGTCAACTATCATTGTCCTAAAAAAATTAGCATTTACAAAATACTTgataaaaatatcttttaaaagttGTCcaagaggtacataaaatcaacCCAAAATTTTCGTGACAATTCATTCTCTCTTGTCACCTACAGATTCAGTTCTCTGTGCCTgtgaaggggaaggagggaggaaaaaaacaaaaaaaacaattaCTATAGTGAGTTACTACTCCACTTGTAAAAAAGCCCCACACTAGTACTTTGCATTATTTGCAACTGCTCAATTTCAAGCTATTTCAGTATTACATTTACAGACACAACAGGTACACACACACTTGTCTTCATTTGTTGGTCCCTGCTTTTCAAAAGCCATAGAAGCCTTACCTGCCAGCTTCCATTGTTCATAATGAAAAGCACCACACTACTATCTGTTTCTATTCACTGCACACATGCAGAATGCTCTACCGTACCCTTAACTTTCACTGTTTCAATCTGCCCTTTTACTGACAGTGTGCTGGGTGGGGCACCTCTGGATGTTGAAACACTAACAGTTGAGCGAGAGATGCGAATCTGCAATAACATTATGGGCAATAAAAAGAAACATTATGAACATGCTATCAATGTCTGAAAgattgaataatttaaaaaaaacaatgatACACTCAGTGGGAGGTCTGTGTGGAAAGTACCTCTTCAGCTTTATTGTCACCATTTTCAGATGGTGTAGTACCTTCCTTTGCAGCTTCTTGTttttcatccttcttccctttcgcACCTTTGTTAGCCTTCGTTCCAGGCTCCTTCTGATAGAGGATCACAAACACGGAGAGAGCATGCATTAGAAcaatatttcttaaactttttgatgccatcaaacaataatatattttatgcggaacacctacgaaaattttcttcaaaaaattgtcagaccaaaaaaaaagccacatacacagcaaaaacaaaatatataccatcagtgtatgatatcaaaatgTCAGACACAGGACACCTGTGAGTTATTCATGGAGCATCAGTATaccgcagaacatagtttaagaaacactgcactagaagATATAGGATACTTGCTACtatctatggccatgtctacatggctctGGTCTTTGGctccgctgctggcagagctatgctaagcaggtttctggaaattgcaaatggcttcctctTTGCATGCTCATGCAGCTAATTAACATAGCCGCGTGAGATTtcgctcttggcagaggggtctGCTGGCAGTAAAAAGGCCCTGTGGatatgcctctgctggctaaacccccatCAGCTGCCAGTCCTACATACCCTTTCTTTTAGTTGGTCAAAGTGCAAGATTGCTCAGCTTGTGTAACAGTTGCCCAAATCAATCAAAACCAAATTTAATCCAGTCATCAAATATAATCAAATTATAATTTGGGGGAAAAGGTGGTTGTTAAAAAAAACAGCATAGTAAACTAGTTCTCATTAAACAATTAAGTCTTGGAAATATGGCTCAAATATATGTTATTTTGCAATGAACATATGTTGAAGCTACATTTTCATTACTTGTACTGAAAAAGATAAAAAACCCTATAACAttcctctctttaaaaaaaaaaaaaaaaaaagagggacaaGTTTATTAAACTATAACAGTCCCATTTGAGAGAACAGATAATCTGAATATTATTTTGTCAGCAGTATCAGGAATGACAGTTTATAACCAACATGTCCCAAGTCGCAGAATTAGAATctcatattttattttaagattCTAATACTTTTAAATCAAAAGGGAGGATGGCTAAAACACttcttccaccaccacccccatcc encodes the following:
- the HMGN3 gene encoding high mobility group nucleosome-binding domain-containing protein 3 isoform X1, which translates into the protein MPKRKSPEGAEGKDAAKITKQEPTRRSARLSAKPAPPKPEPKPRKTTKKEPGTKANKGAKGKKDEKQEAAKEGTTPSENGDNKAEEIRISRSTVSVSTSRGAPPSTLSVKGQIETVKVKGTVEHSACVQ
- the HMGN3 gene encoding high mobility group nucleosome-binding domain-containing protein 3 isoform X3, translated to MPKRKSPEGAEGKDAAKITKQEPTRRSARLSAKPAPPKPEPKPRKTTKKEPGTKANKGAKGKKDEKQEAAKEGTTPSENGDNKAEEAQRTESVGDKRE
- the HMGN3 gene encoding high mobility group nucleosome-binding domain-containing protein 3 isoform X2, coding for MPKRKSPEGAEGKDAAKITKQEPTRRSARLSAKPAPPKPEPKPRKTTKKEPGTKANKGAKGKKDEKQEAAKEGTTPSENGDNKAEEIRISRSTVSVSTSRGAPPSTLSVKGQIETVKVKGTEN